The Pseudomonas sp. R4-35-07 genome contains a region encoding:
- a CDS encoding ABC transporter ATP-binding protein, with amino-acid sequence MSLTLEHVSRVVEGQTWIDDANLRFEAGSFNVLLGRTLSGKTSLMRLMAGLDKPDSGRILMNGVDVTQKPVRLRNVSMVYQQFINYPTMTVFENIASPLRQAGVSNELIQSKVLETARMLRIEKFLQRHPLELSGGQQQRTAMARALVKDAELILFDEPLVNLDYKLREELRQEMRELFKARHTIAIYATTEPNEALALGGTTTILHEGRVIQSGKAAEVYHQPQSVLAAELFSEPPINLMPGRISGNEVSFANFVHFPLNVDLRPIGEGEFRFGVRPSHISLVPSNDDDLELAVTVEVAEISGSETFLHVRSEHFLLVLHLPGVHEYDVDAPIRVYIPTHKLFVFDGQGRLVQAPGRRVARVA; translated from the coding sequence ATGTCATTGACCCTGGAACATGTCTCCCGCGTTGTCGAAGGTCAAACCTGGATCGACGACGCCAACCTGCGCTTCGAGGCGGGCTCCTTCAACGTGTTGCTCGGTCGCACCCTGTCCGGCAAGACCAGTTTGATGCGCCTGATGGCCGGTCTGGACAAGCCCGACAGCGGTCGCATCCTGATGAACGGTGTGGATGTCACGCAAAAACCGGTGCGCCTGCGCAACGTGTCGATGGTGTATCAGCAGTTCATCAACTACCCGACCATGACCGTGTTCGAGAACATCGCCTCGCCTTTGCGCCAGGCCGGTGTGTCCAACGAGCTGATCCAGAGCAAGGTGCTGGAAACGGCGCGGATGCTGCGCATCGAGAAATTCCTGCAGCGCCACCCGCTGGAACTGTCCGGTGGCCAGCAGCAGCGTACGGCCATGGCCCGGGCGTTGGTGAAGGACGCCGAGCTGATCCTGTTCGATGAGCCGTTGGTCAACCTGGATTACAAGTTGCGCGAAGAGCTGCGCCAGGAAATGCGCGAACTGTTCAAGGCGCGCCACACCATCGCCATCTACGCCACCACCGAGCCGAACGAAGCGTTGGCGCTGGGCGGTACCACCACCATCCTGCATGAAGGCCGGGTGATCCAGAGCGGCAAGGCCGCCGAGGTCTATCACCAGCCGCAAAGCGTATTGGCGGCCGAGTTGTTTTCCGAGCCGCCGATCAACCTGATGCCGGGGCGCATCAGTGGCAACGAAGTGAGTTTCGCCAACTTCGTGCATTTCCCGCTCAATGTCGACCTGCGCCCCATCGGCGAAGGTGAGTTCCGCTTTGGCGTGCGCCCCAGCCATATCAGCCTGGTGCCGAGCAACGACGATGACCTGGAGCTGGCGGTGACCGTGGAAGTCGCCGAGATCAGCGGCTCGGAAACCTTCCTGCATGTGCGCAGCGAACACTTCCTGCTCGTATTGCACCTGCCGGGGGTGCACGAGTACGACGTCGATGCGCCGATCCGCGTGTACATCCCCACCCATAAACTGTTTGTGTTCGATGGCCAGGGCCGTTTGGTCCAGGCCCCCGGGCGCCGTGTCGCGAGGGTTGCCTGA
- a CDS encoding ABC transporter ATP-binding protein produces the protein MAEIHLQNLAHSYSATPSGPEDYAIRAMNHVWEQGGAYALLGPSGCGKSTLLNIISGLLSPSEGQVLFDTQVVNDLTPEKRNIAQVFQFPVVYDTMTVFDNLAFPLRNQGMAEAKIHSKVQEIAEVLDLQNLLSKKARNLTADEKQKVSMGRGLVRDDVSAILFDEPLTVIDPHLKWKLRRKLKQIHEQFNITMVYVTHDQLEASTFADKIAVMYGGQIVQFGTPRELFERPSHTFVGYFIGSPGMNLIEVQAEAGGVRFANTSLPLSEALQQRLAATDYKKLQVGIRPEFIHVWDEHNPDALQADVTHVEDLGTYKIMTLNLDGATLKVRLAEDKPVPEGRACISFPAQWLMLYADDYLLEELP, from the coding sequence ATGGCCGAGATCCATTTGCAGAACCTGGCGCACAGCTACAGCGCGACCCCGAGCGGCCCAGAGGATTACGCCATCCGGGCAATGAACCATGTGTGGGAGCAAGGCGGAGCCTACGCCTTGCTCGGGCCATCGGGCTGCGGCAAGTCGACCTTGCTTAACATCATTTCCGGCCTGCTCAGCCCGTCCGAGGGCCAGGTGTTGTTCGATACCCAAGTGGTCAACGACCTCACCCCGGAAAAGCGCAATATCGCCCAGGTGTTTCAGTTCCCGGTGGTGTACGACACCATGACAGTGTTCGATAACCTGGCGTTTCCCTTGCGCAACCAAGGCATGGCCGAGGCGAAAATTCACAGCAAGGTGCAGGAAATTGCCGAGGTTCTCGACCTGCAAAACCTGTTGAGCAAAAAAGCCCGCAACCTCACCGCCGACGAAAAACAGAAAGTCTCCATGGGCCGTGGCCTGGTGCGCGACGACGTGTCGGCGATCCTGTTCGATGAGCCGCTGACGGTGATCGACCCGCACCTGAAGTGGAAACTGCGGCGCAAGCTCAAGCAGATTCACGAGCAGTTCAACATCACCATGGTCTACGTCACCCACGACCAGCTCGAGGCATCCACCTTCGCCGATAAAATTGCCGTGATGTACGGCGGGCAGATCGTGCAGTTCGGCACGCCACGCGAATTGTTCGAGCGGCCGAGCCACACCTTTGTCGGTTATTTCATCGGCAGCCCTGGGATGAATCTGATCGAGGTGCAGGCCGAGGCGGGTGGGGTGCGGTTTGCCAACACGTCGTTGCCGTTGTCCGAGGCACTGCAGCAGCGCCTCGCTGCCACCGATTACAAAAAGCTTCAGGTGGGTATTCGCCCGGAATTCATCCATGTGTGGGACGAGCATAACCCTGACGCCTTGCAGGCCGACGTCACACATGTGGAAGACCTCGGCACCTACAAAATCATGACCCTCAACCTCGACGGCGCCACGCTCAAAGTGCGCCTGGCCGAAGACAAACCGGTGCCCGAAGGCCGCGCCTGCATCAGCTTCCCCGCGCAATGGCTGATGCTCTACGCCGACGATTACCTGCTGGAGGAACTGCCATGA